The genomic segment CGGGGTGGCTCGACGAGCGGGCCGAGCGTCGGATCGCCCGTGACCAGATCTCCGCGATGGAGCTGCGTCCGTCCGACCCCGATGCCCCCGCTGGCACGCTGTCCGGTGGGAACCAGCAGAAGATCCTGCTCTCGCGATGGCTGGTGCACGGCAGCAGGATCCTGCTCCTCGACGAACCCACCCGCGGCGTCGACGTCGGCGCCCGCGCGGAGATCTACGCGCTCATCAGGGGACTGGCGGCCGACGGGCATGCGATCGTCATCGTCTCCAGTGAGATCGAGGAAGTGCTCGGTCTCGCCGACACCGTGCTCGTCGTGGGGGACGGGCGCGTGCTGACCACACTCCCCGCCTCCGAGATCGACGAGCACGGCGTGCTCGATCTCGTCATGAAAGGAGCGGCCGCGTGAGCGAGCAGACTCAGACTTCCGCAGCCCCGCCGCAGGCGGCACCGTCGACACCTCGCAGGTCCTTGTTCTCCGGTTCGGCCGGGCGCAACCTCGGACTCGTGCTCGCGCTGCTGGCGATCGTCGCCGTCGGCATGATCACGGCGTTCGACAGCTTCACGAACTTCGGCAACGCGCTGGTCATCCTGCGTCAGGCGTCGATCATCGGCGTGATCAGCGTCGGGATGACCTTCGTCATCATCTCCGGCGGCATCGACCTCTCCGTCGGTGCGGTGCTCGCGCTGGCATCCGTCGTCGGGTCCCTTGCGGCCATCCAGGACATCGCGAAGTCCTCGCACTGGATCGTCACGGTCGTCGTCGCATTGGCGGTCGGCGTCGGGGCCGGGCTCATCAACGGCGTCGTCATCGCGTACGGCAAGGTCGCGGCGTTCATGGCGACTCTCGCCATGCTCGTCGGTGCGCGAGGTCTCGCCGAGGTGCTGGCCAACAACCGCACGCTGGTGGTGTCCGACCGTGACTTCCTCAAGGCGATGAACGTGGACATCCTCGGCGTCGACATCCTCATCTGGATCTTCGTCGTCGTCGCCGTCGGCGGCTGGCTTCTGCTCAACCGCACGACGTTCGGTCGGCGCACGGTGGCGATCGGCGGCAACCGTGAGGCCGCACGGCTGGCCGGTATCAAGGTGAAGCAGCACATCATGTGGCTGTACGCGTTGTCGGGTCTGACCGCCGGGATCGCGGCGATCATGATCCTCGCCCGCACGACGGCGGGGACCTCGACGCACGGCAACCTCTACGAACTGGATGCGATCGCCGCGGTCGTGGTCGGCGGCACGCTGCTCATCGGAGGGCGGGGCACGATCACGGGCACCGTGTTCGGGGTGCTGATCTTCGCGACCCTGAACAACGTGTTCGTGCAGAACAACATGTCCTCCTCGGTGCAGGCCATCGCCAAGGGCGTCATCATCGTCGTCGCCGTCCTGCTGCAGCAGCAGTTCGCCGTCGGCCGAGCGGGCAAGGTGCGGACGGGGCCCCGCGGCTCGGTGACCGGCGGCGAGGCCGGCGGACCGGCGCCCGAGGGCCAAGCGGCGACGGGCGCGTAGACTCGACGCCGACGAGAAGAGAACAGAGCGGCTCGTGTCGCAGGCCTGATGTGACGTCGAGGACACAGGGGAAGAATGCCAAGCAATCTCAACGCCGGCGGCGTCGGTCAGATCTTCCAGATGCTCCGTGACGGAGTCCCTCGGACGCGGGCGGAACTTGCCAAGTCCTCCGGGCTCGCGCGTTCGACCGTCGCCACGAGGGTCGACGAACTCATGCGGCTCGGCCTGATCACCCCGGTGGCCGACGCCACGTCGACCGGAGGCCGTCCGCCGTCCCAGTTCGCCCTGAACCCCGCGGCGAAGGTCGTCGTGGCCGCCGACATCGGCGCCTCGCACACCACGGTCGCCATCACCGACCTCGCGGGGACGATCCTCGCGCAGCGTGCCGAGCGGATCGCGGTCGCCCTCGGCCCGGAGCCGGTGCTGAGCTGGATGGTCGACGTCGCCACCGAGCTCATCGCCGAGGCGGGGCTGACCCGCGACCAGGTCGCGGCGGTCGGCGTGGGGGTGCCGGGACCCGTGGCCCATTCGACCGGGCGGCCCGCCAAGCCGCCGATCATGCCGGGCTGGGACGACTTCGATGTTCCCGGCTGGGTGCAGCAGCATCTCGAGGTGCCGGTACTCGTCGACAACGACGTCAACATCTCCGCGCTGGGCGAGCGGGCGGCCGTGTGGGCGCACACCGATCACTTCATCTTCGTGAAGGTCGCGACCGGCATCGGCGCGGGGATCATCTCCGACGGCAGACTCCTGCGCGGCGCGCAGGGCATCGCCGGGGACCTCGGCCACGTCCGTGTGCCCCGTGGAGCCGATGTCCCGTGCCACTGCGGCAACACCGGCTGCCTCGAGGCGATCGCCTCGGGACCTGCGATCGCACGGTCGCTCACCGCGCAGGGGATCGAGGCGGCGGGCGGTGACGATGTCGTCGACCTCGTCACGGGCGGCAGCCTGGAGGCCATCCAGGCCGTGCGGCAGGCCGGAAGGGACCTCGGCGAGGTGCTCATGGCATCCGTGAGTCTGCTCAACCCGTCCGTCATCGCGATCGGCGGGTCGATGGCCAGGGTCGGGGAGCACCTCATCGCCGGCGTCCGCGAGGTGGTCTACACCCGCTCGATGCCGCTGGCGACCGAGCATCTCGTGATCGTCCAGTCGGGCGCCGCGGGGGAGGCGGCGGTGCGCGGGGCGAGCATGCTCGCGATCGAGCACGCCCTGTCGCCGGAGATCCTGCCGCAGAGCTTCGGATTCACCCGCTGATCCGGCGCTTCGCCGACACGGCCCGCAGCAGGCTTCAGCCCGCGACGGCGGCGGCGATGTCGCGGCGGTAGTGCGCGCCGTCGAGCGCGATGCGCCCGATCGCCTCGTACGCCTTCTGTCGCGCGGCGGCGAAGTCCGGGCCGACGGCGACGACGTTGAGCACGCGTCCTCCGGTGGCGACGAGGTCTCCTCCCGGCGCGTCGGGTCCGGCGGTCGCGGCGTGCACGATGCGCACACCGTCGACGGAGGCGGCATCCGCGAGGCCGGAGATCTGGCGCCCGGTCTGCGGTGCCTCGGGGTACCCCTCGCTCGCGAGCACGACGGTGATCGCGACGTCGTCCGAGAAGGCGGGCGCCGGCTGGGCCTCGAGATTCCCGGATGCCGCGGCCAGGAGCAGCTCGGACAGCGGCGTCTGCAGGCGGGGCAGCACGACCTGGGTCTCCGGGTCGCCGAAGCGGGCGTTGAACTCGATGACCTTCACCCCGGCGGGGGTGAGGATGAGGCCGGCGTAGAGGAGACCGATGAACGGTGTCCCCTCGGCATCCAGCTGGCGGATGACCGGCATGGCGACCTGCTCCGTGACGAGCGAGACGAAGTCGTCCTCGCTGCCGAACTGCTCGTCGAGCCACGGCAGCGGCGAGTACGCGCCCATCCCACCGGTGTTCGGGCCGGCGTCGCCGTCGAAGGCGCGCTTGAAGTCCTGTGCCGGGCTGAGGGCCCTGACCGTGTCGCCGTCGGAGAGGAAGAACAGTGAGACCTCGGGGCCGGAGAGGAACTCCTCGACGAGCACGGGCCCCGACGGCAGGTACTGCGCGGCGTGGGCGAGTGCCTCGTCGCGGTCGGAGGTGACGATGACGCCCTTGCCTGCGGCGAGGCCGTCGGCCTTGACGACGTACGGGGCGCCGAGGTCGTCGAAGGCGCTCTCGACCTCAGCGGCGGAGGCGGCGCGCACCGCTCGTCCGGTCGGCACGCCCGCGGCATCCATCACCCGCTTCGCGAACGCCTTGGAGCCCTCGAGCTGCGCGGCGGCTCTGCCGGGTCCGAACACGGGGATGCCGCGCTCGCGCAGCGCGTCGGCGACGCCGGCGACGAGCGGGGCTTCCGGGCCGATGACGACGAGGTCGATCGCGTGCTCGTTGGCGAACGCCGCGACCGCGCCGCCGTCGAGCTGGTCCACCGTCACGAGCGTGGCGTCGTCGGCGATCCCCGCGTTGCCGGGGGATGCGTACAACTCATGACCGCGTCCCTCCGCCTTCAGCGCGAGGATGATCGCGTGCTCACGTGCACCGGAACCGAGGACGAGGATCTTCACCCGTCCAGACTACCGAGCCGTTCAGACGGTGACAGGCCGTTCGTCCGTCCGATCCCACGGGATGGTCCAGCCGCATTCGTCGAACAGGCGGTCGAGGACCATGGCGGTGAACCCCCAGACGATCGTGCCGTCCACGTCGAACGCCGGGCCCTTGTACGTCACGCCCCCGCGGGTGATCGTCGACGTGTACCGCGTCGCCGGATCCAGCAGCTGCGCCACCGGAGCCCGGAACACCTCGACGGTCTCCGCGTGATCGACGGCGGCGACCTTCGACGGCTTGGTCCACCAGCCGAGCACGGGTGTGACGTGGTGATTGCTCACCGCAAGCGGGAGGGCCGGCAGCGCCGCGAGAATCTCCACACCGGTCGGGTCCAGCCCCGTCTCCTCCTCGGCTTCGCGCAGCGCGGTGTCGACGTCATCGCGGTCGGCGGGTTCGCGTCCCCCACCAGGGAACGAGACCTGGCCGGGATGCGACGACAGCGTCGGCGCGCGCCGCTGCAGCAGGACATCGAGATCCTTCGCTACTGCGGCATCGGGCGTGGGGGCGGGGATGCTGTCGAGCACCCCGAACAGGATGAGAACGGCCGACCGTCGTGCCTCGACGCCCTCCGGCAGCTGCGGCAGCACACCCGGATTCCAGTCCCCGGTCTGCGCTG from the Microbacterium ginsengiterrae genome contains:
- a CDS encoding ABC transporter permease, which produces MSEQTQTSAAPPQAAPSTPRRSLFSGSAGRNLGLVLALLAIVAVGMITAFDSFTNFGNALVILRQASIIGVISVGMTFVIISGGIDLSVGAVLALASVVGSLAAIQDIAKSSHWIVTVVVALAVGVGAGLINGVVIAYGKVAAFMATLAMLVGARGLAEVLANNRTLVVSDRDFLKAMNVDILGVDILIWIFVVVAVGGWLLLNRTTFGRRTVAIGGNREAARLAGIKVKQHIMWLYALSGLTAGIAAIMILARTTAGTSTHGNLYELDAIAAVVVGGTLLIGGRGTITGTVFGVLIFATLNNVFVQNNMSSSVQAIAKGVIIVVAVLLQQQFAVGRAGKVRTGPRGSVTGGEAGGPAPEGQAATGA
- the purD gene encoding phosphoribosylamine--glycine ligase, with protein sequence MKILVLGSGAREHAIILALKAEGRGHELYASPGNAGIADDATLVTVDQLDGGAVAAFANEHAIDLVVIGPEAPLVAGVADALRERGIPVFGPGRAAAQLEGSKAFAKRVMDAAGVPTGRAVRAASAAEVESAFDDLGAPYVVKADGLAAGKGVIVTSDRDEALAHAAQYLPSGPVLVEEFLSGPEVSLFFLSDGDTVRALSPAQDFKRAFDGDAGPNTGGMGAYSPLPWLDEQFGSEDDFVSLVTEQVAMPVIRQLDAEGTPFIGLLYAGLILTPAGVKVIEFNARFGDPETQVVLPRLQTPLSELLLAAASGNLEAQPAPAFSDDVAITVVLASEGYPEAPQTGRQISGLADAASVDGVRIVHAATAGPDAPGGDLVATGGRVLNVVAVGPDFAAARQKAYEAIGRIALDGAHYRRDIAAAVAG
- a CDS encoding NUDIX hydrolase encodes the protein MSQHPEGARAQLLAAAQTGDWNPGVLPQLPEGVEARRSAVLILFGVLDSIPAPTPDAAVAKDLDVLLQRRAPTLSSHPGQVSFPGGGREPADRDDVDTALREAEEETGLDPTGVEILAALPALPLAVSNHHVTPVLGWWTKPSKVAAVDHAETVEVFRAPVAQLLDPATRYTSTITRGGVTYKGPAFDVDGTIVWGFTAMVLDRLFDECGWTIPWDRTDERPVTV
- a CDS encoding ROK family transcriptional regulator, giving the protein MPSNLNAGGVGQIFQMLRDGVPRTRAELAKSSGLARSTVATRVDELMRLGLITPVADATSTGGRPPSQFALNPAAKVVVAADIGASHTTVAITDLAGTILAQRAERIAVALGPEPVLSWMVDVATELIAEAGLTRDQVAAVGVGVPGPVAHSTGRPAKPPIMPGWDDFDVPGWVQQHLEVPVLVDNDVNISALGERAAVWAHTDHFIFVKVATGIGAGIISDGRLLRGAQGIAGDLGHVRVPRGADVPCHCGNTGCLEAIASGPAIARSLTAQGIEAAGGDDVVDLVTGGSLEAIQAVRQAGRDLGEVLMASVSLLNPSVIAIGGSMARVGEHLIAGVREVVYTRSMPLATEHLVIVQSGAAGEAAVRGASMLAIEHALSPEILPQSFGFTR